Proteins encoded by one window of Tunturibacter psychrotolerans:
- a CDS encoding TIGR03118 family protein — translation MLISNFKSYFHDVPPSLRRASVSLSAKAGKNWFHPVALVVFTGVLSIGALAQTNSTYVQTNIISDGATVKALVTDPTLINPWGVSVGPAIWIDKAGSGSVAVDTLAGTNAVPLLPSVTIPAAAPAPAQGSPSGTVYNSNNAIFDIPGSTSALFLFGTLDGTIAAWNVNSGTQAVTVVNNSAKASYTDIALDTNATGTFLLAANFRQGTVDVFDSTFAAHALAGSFADPTLPAGYSPFGIHSIGENIYVTYAQVNAATGESVGAGLGYVNEFDNNGNFIARVASQSVLNAPWGMALAPAGFGSFGGDLLIGNFGDGVINAFDPKTFALIGSLNTSAGTPIANIGLWEIFFGQNSGQTTTLGDPNTLYFAAGINGEKGGLFGSIAVAQPAAANFTLQASANSVTVATGQAAGNVTLSLAAANGFTGPVTFSCTPTSVTCTFSQPSVTLSGSGTTSVTVAIAPAAATAAPPTTGSGYNRSSNHPVNLFQSRAGITLAFIGPVGLLAFASLKRKSILARGSLFALLLVVTTAAITGCSSSASPQQSASTTPAAPASTQVTVNAISGAITQSVTVTFTVQ, via the coding sequence ATGTTAATCAGTAACTTCAAGTCGTACTTCCACGACGTTCCCCCCTCACTTCGGAGAGCTTCAGTTTCTCTTAGCGCAAAGGCCGGGAAGAACTGGTTCCACCCAGTTGCACTCGTCGTCTTCACTGGGGTTTTATCGATCGGGGCCTTAGCACAAACTAACAGCACGTATGTGCAGACAAACATCATCTCGGACGGTGCGACAGTAAAGGCACTCGTAACCGATCCCACATTGATTAATCCCTGGGGCGTTTCAGTCGGTCCAGCTATCTGGATCGATAAGGCGGGCAGTGGCTCGGTGGCAGTCGACACCCTCGCTGGCACAAATGCGGTACCGTTGCTGCCGTCGGTCACGATACCGGCGGCAGCTCCCGCGCCGGCGCAAGGCAGTCCGAGCGGCACGGTATATAACAGCAACAACGCGATCTTCGACATTCCGGGCAGCACATCGGCCTTGTTCCTCTTCGGCACCCTTGACGGCACGATCGCCGCCTGGAATGTGAACAGCGGGACGCAAGCGGTGACGGTGGTCAATAACTCCGCCAAGGCCTCTTACACCGACATCGCGCTCGACACCAACGCAACGGGAACGTTCCTGCTTGCGGCCAACTTCAGACAAGGCACCGTGGACGTCTTCGACAGCACTTTTGCTGCGCACGCCCTTGCGGGTAGCTTTGCCGATCCGACATTGCCCGCGGGCTATTCGCCCTTTGGTATCCACAGCATCGGCGAAAACATCTATGTGACCTATGCCCAGGTCAACGCCGCAACAGGCGAGAGCGTGGGCGCCGGTCTCGGCTATGTCAATGAGTTCGACAACAATGGAAACTTCATCGCGCGAGTCGCCAGTCAAAGCGTATTGAATGCGCCGTGGGGGATGGCGCTTGCTCCCGCGGGCTTTGGCAGCTTCGGCGGCGATCTTCTGATCGGCAACTTCGGAGACGGCGTGATAAACGCTTTCGATCCCAAGACGTTTGCGCTGATCGGCTCGTTGAACACAAGCGCGGGCACGCCGATCGCGAACATTGGCCTGTGGGAGATATTCTTCGGACAGAACAGCGGCCAGACCACCACGTTGGGCGATCCCAACACCCTGTACTTCGCGGCCGGTATCAACGGAGAGAAAGGCGGTCTCTTCGGCTCGATCGCGGTCGCCCAGCCGGCAGCCGCCAACTTCACCCTTCAAGCGTCCGCCAATTCGGTTACAGTCGCTACAGGGCAGGCGGCCGGGAATGTGACGCTGTCACTCGCCGCAGCGAACGGGTTCACAGGCCCTGTGACCTTTTCCTGCACGCCCACCTCGGTCACCTGTACCTTCAGTCAGCCGTCGGTCACGCTTTCCGGCTCTGGCACAACCTCGGTTACGGTAGCCATCGCTCCAGCAGCAGCTACAGCAGCTCCACCAACGACTGGCAGTGGTTATAACAGATCTTCCAATCATCCTGTCAATTTGTTCCAGTCACGGGCCGGGATCACCCTAGCCTTCATCGGACCGGTCGGTCTGCTTGCATTCGCCAGTCTGAAGCGCAAATCGATCCTTGCACGCGGATCTCTCTTTGCTCTCCTGCTGGTGGTGACTACGGCAGCAATCACCGGTTGCTCTTCGTCAGCATCTCCGCAACAGTCAGCTAGTACAACTCCCGCGGCACCCGCTTCGACACAGGTTACGGTCAATGCAATCTCGGGGGCGATCACACAAAGCGTCACGGTCACCTTCACTGTGCAGTAG
- a CDS encoding di-heme oxidoredictase family protein — MLMAHWRKVLLCSCLFAILIALGAGLVRVAAKSATEAPAGFNTPSFNSAQSVSNGIAEPAGDTFARDQQVYEQNETIAQGLGPVYNATSCVTCHQNPNSGAASQITELRVGHNDENGNFVNPTIFINDGKNTITGRSIVNDRAIGPEAQETIPAIENIRTLRAALNTLGDGFVEAIDDKTLIAIAEEQPELSEGRVHGEVVQAPIFEAPGQTRVGRFGWKDQHSSLLSFIGDAYLNEMGITNRLRPTNVTTVLNTTTGVEDQPDGLGLADIDHFAQFIRGTMVPPRDTVLGATPAALKGQGLFTRVGCSVCHVQSITTAPAGTVIDGGMFTVPEALGDKIIHPFSDFLLHDIGTGDGIVQVGPQDTANKLRTAPLWGVRTKARFMHDLGSLSLDNAISRHDGEARQPTRRFRELSPEEKEALITFLKTL; from the coding sequence ATGCTCATGGCCCATTGGAGAAAGGTTCTCCTCTGTTCTTGCCTTTTCGCGATATTAATCGCGTTGGGTGCGGGACTCGTTAGAGTCGCAGCGAAGTCAGCAACTGAAGCGCCGGCCGGGTTTAATACCCCCAGTTTCAATAGTGCACAAAGTGTCAGCAACGGAATCGCCGAGCCAGCAGGAGACACGTTCGCTCGGGATCAGCAAGTTTATGAGCAAAACGAGACAATCGCGCAAGGGCTTGGACCTGTGTACAACGCAACCAGCTGCGTCACTTGTCACCAAAATCCGAATAGTGGAGCAGCCAGCCAGATCACGGAACTCCGAGTTGGGCACAACGATGAAAATGGCAATTTCGTAAACCCGACCATCTTTATCAACGACGGAAAAAACACAATTACCGGCAGGTCTATTGTCAACGATCGCGCTATCGGTCCGGAAGCCCAGGAGACCATACCTGCGATAGAGAACATCCGCACATTACGCGCTGCCCTGAACACTCTGGGGGATGGATTTGTGGAAGCCATCGACGACAAGACGCTGATCGCAATCGCCGAGGAACAACCGGAGTTGAGCGAAGGGAGAGTTCATGGAGAAGTTGTACAGGCCCCGATTTTCGAGGCTCCTGGACAGACCCGCGTGGGACGATTCGGCTGGAAAGACCAGCACAGTAGTTTGCTCTCTTTTATTGGCGATGCCTACCTCAATGAGATGGGAATCACTAACCGGCTGCGCCCTACGAATGTTACTACCGTCCTCAACACTACGACCGGCGTGGAAGATCAGCCAGATGGTCTTGGGTTGGCTGATATCGACCACTTTGCTCAGTTCATACGCGGCACTATGGTTCCACCTCGAGACACAGTGCTTGGCGCGACCCCCGCAGCTTTAAAAGGTCAGGGACTTTTCACTCGGGTCGGTTGTAGTGTTTGCCATGTGCAATCCATCACCACAGCCCCTGCAGGGACAGTTATCGATGGTGGCATGTTTACCGTTCCAGAGGCTCTGGGGGATAAGATAATTCATCCTTTTAGCGATTTTTTACTACATGACATTGGAACCGGAGATGGGATCGTCCAGGTTGGGCCTCAGGACACGGCTAACAAATTAAGAACGGCGCCACTTTGGGGGGTACGCACAAAGGCCCGCTTCATGCACGACTTGGGGTCATTATCTCTTGATAATGCTATTTCGCGTCACGATGGCGAAGCCCGCCAGCCCACTAGACGTTTTAGAGAGTTGAGTCCCGAAGAAAAAGAGGCGTTGATTACCTTCTTGAAAACACTGTGA
- a CDS encoding DUF362 domain-containing protein yields the protein MKMTRRHFALSIAAASSMRSSLFGSTLSPLGVPRGVVPGRVTWAHDPAAVTWDGTGSWWVDANNNQAEIDRMVSRSIRGLTNQKSDAQAWSAIFHYFNRTHDRGNVGYKAGEKVAIKPNLNNTTDHGTIDRLNSSPHLILSLVRQLTGPGKVPQSSITVFDTSRFIPGNLYVKIHGEFPGVVFVDHIGGDGRLKAEFKPNAIPFSVPSRNASGLDTTVVEATYLIDAALLKGHVSTGVTLCAKNLFGATSINPDWRKNAHDGFPPNHDGSPSYSAFVDFLGHKDLGEKTMLFIVDGLYGSEDADGPPKRKWKMAPFNDAWPSSIFMSLDGVAVDSVGFDFLTSEWPDLVDIRNADNYLREAALANDPPSKTFYDPERDGIRCRSLGVHEHWNNGTDKKYSGNLGKAHGIELFQVG from the coding sequence ATGAAAATGACGCGCCGACATTTCGCCCTTTCTATTGCAGCTGCCAGCAGCATGCGTTCTTCCTTATTCGGATCCACGCTTTCCCCACTGGGTGTTCCCCGCGGTGTAGTTCCCGGTCGAGTTACCTGGGCCCACGATCCGGCGGCTGTGACTTGGGATGGAACAGGTTCCTGGTGGGTGGACGCTAACAACAACCAGGCAGAAATTGACCGCATGGTCTCCCGCTCCATCCGCGGTCTTACAAATCAAAAGAGCGATGCCCAGGCATGGAGCGCGATCTTCCACTATTTCAATCGCACTCATGATCGTGGCAACGTCGGATACAAGGCCGGCGAGAAGGTCGCAATCAAGCCGAACCTCAACAACACAACGGATCATGGCACAATCGACCGTCTGAACTCGTCGCCCCATCTGATCCTTTCGCTCGTCCGGCAGTTGACCGGTCCGGGAAAAGTGCCGCAATCGTCGATCACCGTCTTCGATACCAGCCGGTTCATCCCGGGCAATCTCTACGTCAAGATTCACGGTGAGTTTCCTGGCGTGGTGTTCGTGGATCATATCGGCGGCGACGGGCGCCTGAAGGCCGAGTTCAAGCCCAACGCGATCCCTTTCTCGGTTCCCAGCCGCAATGCTTCGGGTCTCGATACCACGGTCGTCGAGGCTACCTATCTAATCGATGCGGCATTGCTAAAAGGGCATGTGAGTACAGGGGTGACGCTTTGTGCTAAGAATCTGTTCGGCGCCACAAGCATCAATCCCGACTGGCGCAAAAACGCGCACGACGGCTTTCCTCCCAACCATGACGGTTCCCCAAGTTACTCCGCATTCGTCGATTTCCTGGGTCATAAGGATCTTGGCGAGAAGACCATGCTGTTTATCGTCGACGGGCTCTATGGAAGCGAGGATGCGGATGGACCACCAAAGCGCAAATGGAAGATGGCCCCTTTCAACGATGCCTGGCCGAGCAGCATTTTCATGTCGTTGGACGGTGTGGCGGTCGATTCGGTCGGCTTCGATTTTCTGACCTCGGAATGGCCTGATCTCGTGGATATTAGGAATGCCGACAACTATCTGCGCGAAGCCGCTCTGGCCAATGATCCACCTTCGAAGACTTTCTACGATCCCGAACGCGATGGCATCCGATGCCGCAGCCTTGGCGTACATGAGCATTGGAACAATGGAACGGACAAGAAGTACTCGGGCAATCTCGGAAAGGCGCACGGGATCGAGCTTTTCCAGGTGGGCTAA
- a CDS encoding ArnT family glycosyltransferase, whose protein sequence is MRFAIVSLPGLSLNTNAPRITVKKEPAIGRGSNSRVIFLLLGVAVYLYLNLFSLPDTPFLLGDDQVYFWMDAERMLDGGRIYQDFFQFTPPGTDLIYLALFKQFGLSLWTTNCVVLVLGIASCWLCFVLASEVVERRSAVLTTALFLVLIYGKLLDGTHHLFSAFAIMGAVKIYTRNATFARIVISGTLLGVASFFTQTHGAVAYLAFAVFFFWRRSREHQPWLHLLQKMWWLSLGYTVTLLLLAAPFIATIGWKQLWYYQIIYVGKHVIPMRPGMMGLPGISSWRDLPRFGQAVLVYLFLPVVYLLTLWRCWRERRPAAFPWEQITLMSLVGFFLMVEVAFNLNFLRLYSISLAGIVLLVWHLEQTRMMRPYAVAVMWIAISALAVWQTISAHKLQPRKIHLPSGEVATGEQAYEKLHWMTEHTRPGQFLFQAAWPAMYLPLQLRNPMFVDQIYPADGTPTDEVALTIQQLEVKQVPYVLWAARLGSMDNLSVRPKDHVVPLRAYLHSQYSEEHTFPDGDQVWHRNGFKTVP, encoded by the coding sequence ATGCGCTTTGCCATCGTTTCGCTTCCAGGCTTGTCGCTGAACACGAATGCCCCTCGAATCACTGTGAAGAAGGAACCCGCAATCGGGCGAGGTAGTAATTCGCGCGTCATTTTTCTACTGCTGGGAGTCGCAGTCTACCTCTACCTCAACCTTTTCTCCCTTCCCGATACCCCCTTTCTGTTGGGCGACGATCAGGTCTACTTCTGGATGGATGCAGAACGGATGCTCGACGGCGGTCGGATCTATCAGGATTTCTTCCAGTTCACGCCCCCGGGCACGGACCTCATTTATCTTGCCCTATTCAAGCAGTTCGGACTGAGCTTATGGACCACAAACTGTGTTGTGCTTGTTCTTGGAATAGCCAGCTGCTGGTTGTGTTTCGTATTGGCGAGCGAGGTCGTAGAGCGCCGGTCCGCTGTGCTGACTACAGCTCTGTTTCTCGTCCTAATCTATGGCAAGTTGTTGGATGGCACCCATCATCTTTTTAGTGCGTTCGCGATCATGGGTGCGGTCAAGATTTACACCAGAAATGCTACCTTCGCGAGAATTGTTATTTCGGGCACGCTACTAGGCGTGGCGTCGTTCTTTACCCAAACTCATGGAGCGGTGGCATACCTTGCGTTCGCAGTCTTTTTCTTCTGGAGACGTTCGCGAGAGCATCAGCCCTGGCTACATCTTCTTCAGAAGATGTGGTGGCTGTCTCTGGGCTATACGGTCACACTCCTGCTGCTTGCCGCACCATTCATCGCCACGATTGGATGGAAACAGCTTTGGTACTATCAGATCATCTATGTTGGGAAACACGTAATCCCAATGAGGCCAGGGATGATGGGTTTGCCGGGGATTTCGTCTTGGCGCGATCTGCCCAGATTTGGCCAGGCTGTACTTGTCTATCTTTTTCTTCCCGTCGTCTATCTTCTAACCCTGTGGCGTTGCTGGCGCGAACGTCGTCCTGCCGCATTTCCTTGGGAACAGATCACACTCATGTCCTTAGTCGGCTTCTTCCTAATGGTGGAAGTTGCCTTCAATCTGAACTTTCTCCGGCTCTACTCAATTTCACTCGCGGGTATCGTCCTCCTTGTCTGGCATCTAGAACAAACAAGAATGATGCGGCCATATGCCGTTGCCGTGATGTGGATCGCCATAAGTGCTCTCGCGGTTTGGCAAACGATTTCCGCTCACAAGCTTCAGCCCAGGAAGATTCACTTGCCGTCAGGAGAGGTCGCCACAGGAGAGCAAGCCTATGAGAAGCTGCATTGGATGACCGAACATACGAGACCCGGGCAATTTCTCTTTCAGGCGGCGTGGCCAGCAATGTATCTACCCCTACAACTGCGCAATCCAATGTTTGTTGACCAGATATATCCTGCCGATGGGACGCCAACTGACGAAGTTGCGTTGACAATTCAGCAGCTCGAAGTAAAGCAAGTACCTTATGTACTCTGGGCCGCGAGATTGGGCTCGATGGATAACCTTTCCGTCCGTCCGAAAGACCATGTCGTCCCTCTTCGCGCTTATTTGCACAGTCAGTACAGTGAAGAACACACCTTTCCTGACGGCGACCAGGTTTGGCACAGAAATGGATTCAAGACAGTTCCTTGA
- a CDS encoding ParB/RepB/Spo0J family partition protein, with protein MFSLSLLSESKTNPRRIFEDAALKELSESIRTRGVLSPLLVRPLTENGFDIVAGARRYRAAQMAEVDTVPIRIVNMNDAQALEAQLVENLIRADVHPMEEAQGFKALLDLEDPAYSIEQI; from the coding sequence ATGTTCTCGCTGTCCTTATTGAGTGAATCGAAAACCAACCCGCGCCGTATCTTTGAGGACGCCGCCCTTAAGGAACTCTCCGAAAGTATCCGCACCCGGGGCGTTCTCTCGCCGTTACTGGTTCGGCCCCTTACCGAGAATGGCTTCGACATCGTCGCAGGAGCGCGGCGGTATCGGGCAGCGCAGATGGCAGAGGTCGATACGGTGCCCATCCGCATCGTCAACATGAACGACGCGCAAGCCTTAGAAGCGCAGTTGGTCGAAAACCTGATTCGCGCCGACGTTCATCCGATGGAGGAAGCACAGGGATTTAAGGCATTGCTGGATTTGGAAGACCCGGCCTACTCGATTGAGCAGATCTGA
- a CDS encoding DUF2955 domain-containing protein encodes MATFAQNVPNSTRQSGWIWEFLKEELVPYPGRAALVGRMVTAATLAMLITMTFRLPYGAYCAVYALSISRENTRTTVKTAITRIVSYSLGAIGVLIGATLFVNDPAVRLLWVFGAMFITFYAISAMTDSAAATAIGYLIVITVPLWDQHISGELRSAQSSRPGLPNPAMP; translated from the coding sequence ATGGCAACCTTCGCTCAAAACGTACCGAATTCAACTCGACAATCGGGTTGGATCTGGGAGTTTCTCAAAGAGGAACTTGTGCCCTATCCAGGAAGAGCCGCATTAGTGGGTCGTATGGTCACTGCTGCAACTCTCGCCATGCTCATTACCATGACGTTTCGGCTTCCCTACGGAGCGTATTGCGCTGTTTACGCACTCTCGATCTCCCGTGAAAACACGAGGACAACCGTGAAGACTGCAATAACGAGAATCGTCTCCTATTCTCTAGGAGCTATTGGTGTGCTGATCGGCGCAACGCTCTTTGTGAACGACCCAGCGGTGCGGTTGCTGTGGGTGTTCGGGGCAATGTTCATAACGTTCTACGCGATTAGCGCCATGACAGACAGCGCCGCCGCCACCGCAATTGGCTATCTGATTGTGATAACTGTTCCCCTCTGGGATCAACATATCTCCGGCGAACTCAGATCTGCTCAATCGAGTAGGCCGGGTCTTCCAAATCCAGCAATGCCTTAA
- a CDS encoding biotin/lipoyl-binding protein, with protein sequence MKIDSNPRVRERLSCLISIGIVVAAVALGVGVLYRSIYYPRTDDAEVFANFIGIAPQVEGPITRLNVRDNQFVKKGELLFEIDDRPYEYALEKALSDQAALEGQIEDEQRKIAALVSGVSISQANIHSSQADIERWAAAIEQDRADVANAEQGVNRARAEWTYTNNNLHRIEPLLAKQFVTVDQVDRARTSEVAQAEALKQAQSQLLLSQAGLKSTLAQYEHSKAVLEESHAQHEQSIHAVTTLEPLINQRGARTSGVETARYNLSNCRVYAPFDTRVTNLTISEGAYAHVGQQIFTLIDARTWWAIGNFREGTLEHIVPGMRADVFLPSKPKIRFSGMVDSIGFGTTPDPDVFGRLEPGLPDAQRTLNWVHLASRFPVRVRVQNPPPELFRVGESAFVEIRGY encoded by the coding sequence ATGAAGATCGATTCAAATCCGAGGGTTAGAGAGCGGCTTAGCTGCCTAATCAGTATTGGCATTGTGGTAGCCGCTGTTGCGTTGGGTGTTGGAGTGCTCTACAGGTCGATCTACTATCCACGAACCGACGATGCCGAGGTCTTTGCGAATTTTATTGGTATTGCGCCGCAAGTAGAAGGACCGATCACCCGGCTGAACGTGCGCGATAACCAGTTCGTTAAGAAAGGCGAGCTATTGTTCGAAATCGATGACCGACCCTACGAGTACGCTCTCGAAAAAGCCCTGTCTGATCAAGCTGCCCTCGAAGGACAAATTGAGGACGAGCAGCGAAAGATCGCGGCACTGGTAAGCGGCGTTTCCATTTCACAGGCTAATATTCATAGCTCGCAAGCGGACATTGAACGGTGGGCAGCGGCTATCGAGCAGGACCGCGCAGACGTGGCAAACGCAGAGCAGGGCGTGAACCGGGCCAGAGCAGAGTGGACATACACAAACAACAATTTGCATAGGATTGAGCCCCTGCTGGCAAAACAGTTCGTCACTGTAGATCAAGTCGACAGAGCGCGAACATCGGAGGTTGCTCAAGCAGAAGCCCTGAAGCAAGCGCAGTCACAACTGCTGCTCTCGCAGGCAGGATTGAAGTCGACCTTAGCGCAGTACGAACACTCCAAGGCGGTTCTGGAAGAGAGTCATGCCCAGCATGAGCAATCGATACATGCCGTGACCACGCTCGAACCGCTTATCAACCAGCGTGGCGCCCGCACATCGGGGGTAGAAACTGCCCGCTACAATCTCAGCAATTGCCGGGTATACGCACCATTCGATACGCGCGTGACCAACCTTACGATCTCGGAAGGCGCCTACGCGCATGTTGGGCAGCAGATTTTTACACTGATCGATGCGCGCACGTGGTGGGCAATCGGCAATTTTCGCGAGGGTACGCTGGAGCATATCGTGCCTGGCATGCGAGCAGATGTGTTTCTGCCGTCGAAGCCGAAGATTCGCTTTTCCGGAATGGTGGACAGTATCGGTTTTGGCACTACTCCCGATCCTGACGTCTTTGGCCGTTTGGAGCCGGGACTTCCTGACGCACAGCGAACCCTCAACTGGGTGCACCTGGCATCGCGATTTCCGGTCCGTGTCCGCGTCCAGAATCCCCCTCCCGAATTGTTTCGAGTAGGTGAGTCGGCATTTGTCGAAATTCGTGGGTATTGA
- a CDS encoding YtcA family lipoprotein, producing MNCPRGSRVTKYGSMLTSLLLTGCGRAPTFDVVGSFFPAWLFCLAASILLTVLTRWLFQRLRVAVAPQILIYPSLTAAFAFALWLIFFR from the coding sequence ATGAATTGCCCTCGAGGCAGTCGCGTTACGAAGTACGGCTCAATGCTTACTTCGCTTCTGCTTACGGGTTGCGGACGAGCCCCTACCTTTGACGTCGTGGGTTCGTTTTTCCCGGCGTGGTTATTTTGCTTGGCGGCGTCAATCCTGCTCACAGTTCTCACCCGATGGCTTTTTCAGCGCTTACGCGTTGCGGTCGCTCCGCAGATTTTGATTTATCCGAGCCTGACCGCCGCTTTTGCATTCGCATTGTGGCTCATCTTCTTTCGCTAG
- a CDS encoding TolC family protein — protein sequence MSIWTTVPLSFILLTGGVFAQSAPASPDHPAQFAGEREIEDFAKQLVSSGFSLQQDQTYTLSELVNLAEEHNPATRVAWQAARAQMAALGVARSELYPTVAAVALSQTNRSEVLFGNQFDRQTVQSFSGALDLNYTIFDFGGRAGRIAAARSDLLAANFAFNDTHRKIIYEVTEAYDRLLNAIGQVEAARASLKNAQTVQQAAEDRLNSGLATLPDVLEARGAAAQAQYDLQAALGVEKNTRGDLASALGTRPTDAIRVQPIDELPITETLDDSVDQAMERSFEQRPDLMQQVTEVRRANASVKEARASFYPALSVTATPNAQSLYGLQQQLPWAHTGGLTGELELNLRWALFDAGARKNHLAQAQANLRGAEASVSVAGDNIADEIWKAYSNLETALGQRQAAAALLGPANQSYAAALESYNDGVRDLLDVTAAQASLAHARSADMLARGQILSSLAELVFETGDLKQPKARRPKP from the coding sequence ATGAGCATTTGGACTACAGTTCCGCTCAGCTTCATTCTTCTTACCGGAGGTGTGTTTGCCCAAAGTGCTCCGGCCTCACCTGACCACCCTGCCCAATTCGCCGGAGAGCGAGAAATTGAAGACTTTGCAAAGCAGCTTGTTAGCTCCGGATTCAGCCTTCAACAAGATCAAACTTACACATTGTCGGAATTGGTTAACTTGGCCGAGGAACACAATCCAGCAACTCGTGTTGCGTGGCAGGCGGCCCGCGCTCAGATGGCAGCTCTGGGAGTGGCACGCAGCGAACTGTACCCAACTGTCGCAGCTGTGGCGCTCTCCCAGACAAATCGCTCGGAAGTTCTTTTCGGAAATCAGTTTGATCGCCAGACTGTTCAGTCTTTTAGTGGAGCCTTGGATCTGAACTACACAATATTCGACTTCGGAGGGCGTGCCGGTCGCATTGCCGCAGCGAGATCGGACTTACTCGCGGCCAACTTCGCGTTCAACGACACACATCGAAAAATCATCTATGAAGTGACCGAAGCTTATGACCGATTGCTCAACGCGATTGGTCAGGTCGAGGCTGCTCGAGCAAGTCTCAAGAATGCTCAGACCGTTCAGCAAGCAGCCGAGGATCGTCTCAACAGCGGTCTCGCGACTTTGCCAGATGTACTTGAGGCGCGAGGCGCAGCCGCGCAAGCGCAATACGATCTGCAAGCGGCTCTTGGGGTTGAGAAGAACACTCGTGGAGACTTGGCAAGTGCGCTGGGGACTCGCCCTACCGATGCAATTCGGGTTCAGCCCATCGACGAACTTCCCATAACCGAAACACTTGACGATTCCGTTGACCAAGCAATGGAGCGATCATTCGAACAACGGCCAGATCTTATGCAGCAAGTGACTGAAGTTCGAAGAGCAAACGCAAGCGTTAAGGAGGCACGCGCTAGCTTTTATCCTGCGCTTTCTGTCACCGCTACTCCCAACGCGCAGTCGTTGTATGGCTTGCAGCAGCAGCTTCCGTGGGCTCACACCGGGGGCTTGACGGGTGAGCTTGAGTTGAACCTGAGATGGGCTTTGTTTGATGCCGGCGCACGGAAAAATCATTTGGCACAGGCGCAAGCAAACCTGCGTGGGGCTGAAGCAAGCGTGAGCGTAGCCGGAGACAACATTGCGGACGAAATCTGGAAAGCCTATTCCAATTTGGAAACCGCGCTTGGCCAACGGCAAGCTGCTGCCGCTCTTCTCGGCCCTGCCAATCAATCGTATGCCGCCGCGTTGGAATCCTACAACGATGGTGTCCGCGACCTACTTGACGTAACGGCCGCCCAGGCATCACTGGCACATGCTCGCTCTGCTGATATGTTGGCGCGTGGACAAATCCTCTCCAGTCTGGCAGAACTGGTCTTCGAGACCGGAGATCTGAAGCAACCGAAGGCTAGGAGACCCAAGCCATGA
- a CDS encoding YoaK family protein, with amino-acid sequence MSAGPVVDERNSLLRHFRLSITKTKGVGSMTYDTQPPEPWLYFALAVVGGYGDAASVILAKAFTGHVTGSLLLAAIAIAAHEWKSLAEHLSAVLFFLVGVVSSVVIERILITRPFLKTLPTVLGIEVILTSAAYLALAVRVAPRVEIFIICVSLALGIQNGAFQRTGGISVHMIPSPDHIGSVLKQAFDTPGPVLVGVHVDYRDIHKLFEEVNERSVH; translated from the coding sequence ATGTCAGCCGGGCCGGTAGTGGACGAGCGCAATTCCTTGCTGCGTCATTTCCGATTAAGCATCACCAAGACGAAAGGAGTTGGTTCCATGACCTACGACACTCAGCCGCCGGAACCGTGGCTCTATTTTGCGCTTGCTGTTGTCGGCGGATATGGTGACGCAGCCAGCGTGATTCTCGCGAAAGCATTCACTGGGCATGTAACCGGCAGCCTGCTATTAGCAGCGATCGCTATCGCTGCTCACGAATGGAAGTCCTTGGCGGAACATCTTTCAGCCGTTTTGTTCTTTTTAGTTGGAGTTGTCTCAAGCGTGGTGATCGAACGAATTCTTATCACACGCCCGTTCCTGAAAACGCTCCCCACTGTGCTCGGTATTGAAGTCATTCTAACGAGTGCCGCCTACCTGGCGTTAGCAGTTCGCGTGGCCCCACGAGTGGAGATCTTCATAATCTGCGTGTCGCTGGCTCTTGGGATCCAAAACGGAGCATTTCAGCGCACAGGAGGCATCAGCGTTCATATGATTCCGTCTCCGGACCATATCGGCTCTGTGCTTAAGCAGGCCTTTGACACACCCGGCCCCGTGCTCGTCGGAGTTCACGTCGACTATCGCGATATTCACAAACTTTTTGAGGAAGTGAATGAGCGGAGTGTCCACTAG